In the Microtus ochrogaster isolate Prairie Vole_2 chromosome 21, MicOch1.0, whole genome shotgun sequence genome, NNNNNNNNNNNNNNNNNNNNNNNNNNNNNNNNNNNNNNNNNNNNNNNNNNNNNNNNNNNNNNNNNNNNNaactagctctgtagaccaggctggtctcgaactcacagagatccgcctgcctctgcctcccgagtgctgggattaaaggcgtgcgccaccatcgcccagcataaataaattttaaaaagacatagaagattagtgtctgtgtgtgtgcaaacacatgtcTAGGACCGTGCGCATGCAGGACACTctgtcagaagagagcactgggcccctggagctggaggtatggCTGGATTTCACTTTGCAGCCCTGGAgttcactctctagaccaggctggcctcgagcttggcgatccccctgcctctgcctcctgagtgctgggattaaaggtgtgcgtcaccactgcctggcaaaacagtttctttatgtagccttggctgtcctagacctcttgtagaccaggctggcctcgaattcacagagattcccctggcctttgcttcccgagtgttgggattaaaggccttgtCCAACACCGCCCAGCCCACTGCTAGTCTCTTAATGGCAAATACTTTCGCCTCACAGGCGCCCTCGTTTCCTAGACCCTCTAAGGGCTGCCAGGCGCTGTACTTGATCCACTAGTGTTTCAGTTCGATACTGACACCTGCTGGTCACATATGGCTCAGCAGCCTTAACCCTGGCACCTGCTTCCTGCCCGTACTGGAGGCCAGGACAGGCTGTGCCAATCTTACCTGCCCGAGCCTGAAGATACTTGTGATAACGCTGTTCTTCCGCACCACTCAATGACCTTCAGCGCTTCCCTCACCGACCCCCcatattaaaaatcttaaaaatccGGACTCTGCATCGTTCTCAGTACCACAAGAATATTAGGCAGCAAGAAAGAAGCAGTTGAGGCAGAGGGTGTGCAATCGGCCCCTCCCACCTCAGAGTCCGTGCTTCCTACAGAATTCCATTCCTTCAGACCTTTGTCTTATTTCTAGGTTGCTCTCGGGACTCGGGCCTTCGTGGTGACAGTGATGATGAACCGGAGGTTGAGAGTAGGTGGGCGGGGCTTGGGGTGGGGCTAGACCAAAGGGCCTCTTAGGAGCTTCTCCATTCTGTTAGCTCTCAGAACAACCGAGGCGAGACtggcacccagcacccagcaggtGAGAGGGTGGCTGTGAGAGAAGGGCACGTTTTGGGGTGACAGTGCGGGATACTCCTACCCATTTACCCTGACCTTCCTTTCTGTATTGGGGAATCCTTGAGTCCCCACGAGAACCACTGTAGCGGATGGGGCAAGGCATATCTGGAAGAGAGACCTGGCCTTGGATGAGGGCTGAGTGCAGGCTAAGGGAATGGAGGTGCACAGTGGGGCATGGCGGAGGTTTAGAGACGTAAAGTCTCTTTGGGCATGGAAGGACAGTGGCACAGAGGGAAAGCTTAGCTAGGCTCAAGGGTCACGGGGATGACGACGTAGAGGCTAGAAAGAGAaggccagagacagagagaccttgAGAGGACAGGGACCTAACTGGAGATGGCAGTAGGCGCAATGGGGGGCCAGGACGGCAGGAAGGCTCATATGGAGCAGTCACCCCCACTGTGGAGGGCAGTCCTACCGAGCCCAGGGCAAGCCAGGAACAAATCAAGGCTACAGCTTCCCGGTGGAGTGGTTCAGCTGGAGGACAAAGCCCCTTGGCtagtctccctctgcctcttcagaCTCCCATTTTCATTTGGGGGAGAGGGTGAGGTTGCTCCTCATTGCGGTCACAGCCACATCCTgcagagcaggggagggggaagtaAGAAGCAAAACAAGCAGAAGCACAGTGGAGGACCATGGCCTCGCCTTAGGCACCGGCTCCACCACCAGGAGGGCCTCAGCTCCAACCCCACTGCTGCCGCCCAGCCTTCCTCAGTGGGCTGACACCTCATTGGTACCACTCCTTGACAGAAGGGGCTTTGGGGGGATTATTTAACTTGTAGCCTAATATTTTttacaattgttttattttaaattatgtatatgagtgtggcTGGGGAGGCCAAAGGTGTTGAttcccctgaggctggagttatGGGCAATGGTGAGTCGCCTATGAGTGTGTGGGTCAAGACACCTCTCCCGCTCCTCGAAGCCGGTTTCTCATTTACTAGGACAAGTAGCTTAAGTTCTCTTAgccttgctgggcggtggtggcgcatgcctttaatcccagcacttgggagacagaggcaggcctgctctatagagcgagttccaggacaggctggactatacagagaaaccctgtctcaaacaaacaaacaagaagttcTCTTAGCCTGGAGACTGGAAACCGAGACAGTTCATATTAAGCACCTGCACACAGTAGGCCTCTGAAAATGCCAagtgctcccccaccccccacgagacaggatttctctgtttaacagctctggctgtcccggaactcactctgtagaccagcctgggcttgaactcacagagatccgcctgcctctgcctcccaggtgctgggactaaaagtgtgtgccaccaccacctggcaccaaGACTTCTTATTAGGATTCTAGAGACCCATATAATCCCACTTCTTTAAGGTTCTATGGTACCCTACTGACATGGGCTTTTTTGATCTGAAGCCTGGAGACACGAGGGTAGTGCCTATGTTTCTTGATGCAGGATACACATTTAGCATCCATAACTGAtatctgttcaaatttcctgccAAATGGGCACTAGGCTCTCCATCATGGCAGTAGTTTCCTGCTCTAAGAACCCAattatcgggctggagagatggctcagaggttaagagcactgactgctcttccaggggtcctgagttcaattcccagcaaccacatggtggctcagggccatctataatgagatctggtgccctcttctggggtgtaggtacacaggcagaacactgtacataatacataaataaatcttaaaaagaaaaaaaaagaacccaattATGACCACGCTCCTCTGGCCAAGGCTCTCCCTGCTCCTCTGTGCTGTTTTGGAGAGGCACAAGTCTGAGTTtacagaaataaagggaaaagcaGAAGCAAGGCTTACAGGATGGAGGGGCCCCATGGGGAGAGGGAAGACAAAGcagccaaaagaaagaaaatggggacaagccatttctctctctttctctaaggACGCCTGTGGCCTCTTGTAGGGACTGACCACATACCCACCCCGGTGCCATGGAGTCCTTCAGCTCGAAGAGTCTGGCGCTACAAGCAGAGAAGAAGCTACTGAGTAAAATGGCTGGTCGGTCCGTAGCTCATCTCTTTATCGACGAGACCAGCAGCGAGGTGTTAGATGAGCTTTACCGTGTGTCCAAAGAGTACACGCACAGCCGGCCCAAGGCACAGCGGGTGCTCAAAGACCTCATCAAGGTGGCTGTCAAGGTGGCCGTGCTGCACCGCAGTGGCTGCTTTGGCCCTGAGGAGCTGGCTCTGGCTACACGCTTTCGCCAGAAGCTGCGGCAGGGCGCGATGACCGCGCTCAGCTTTGGTGAGGTGGACTTCACCTTCGAGGCTGCTGTGCTAGCAGGCCTGCTCAGAGAGTGCCGGGACATTCTGTTGGAGCTGGTGGAGcaccacctcacccccaagtcaCATGACCGCATCAGGCACGTGTTTGATCACTACTCTGACCCTGACCTGCTCTCAGCCCTCTATGGGCCCGACTTCACTCAGCACCTGGGCAAGATATGTGACGGGCTCCGAAAGCTGCTGGATGAGGGGAAGCTCTGACTGGACTCTGGCAAAATGACTGATCGGGCTTTCTAACCCTGCTCAAGCGCTTTTCAATCCCTGGCTTCATTCTCCCCCAAGGCTGTTGATGCCCAGGCCGCTCCCACCCACAACTGCTGGCAGAGCACAGCAATGGGCCGACTGAGGTGGCTCTCCCATCCCGTGCCAGCAAAGGAAACAGCTGACTGAGGAAGATGAAGTGAAACTCGGGTCTGCTTCTCCCAGGAGAACTGCCCGAAACGGGATCCTCCTCTTCCACGAACCCAAGGAAGGGGGCACGGAAGGCCAGAAGCAGGAAGGCGGCGGTCAGGCCTCTAGATCTCCTCGAGCTGGAGGGAGCCCTTGGACACATACCAGAGGCTGGGTTCCAAAGTCtctagaaggagctgggggaggggaggcacagGGGAAATAAAACCACTAAAACACGCGCAGGGGTCACTGTttaatctctccagctccacactcAGGCTGGACATAGAGGCGAGGACTCATCTCGCCGGTTCCCACTTGGGAACAGAAGCAGGCAGCCTCCAGTACTACTGAGCTGCCATGCCTATTCTTCAGCTTCAGGAACAAAGACACACTGTACTGCAGATCGGGCCTACCGATTACAAAGAGATATGAGGTGAGGAACACAGGCAGGCTGGGGTGTGCTCTGCAACTGCCTCCTGCACCCCAAGGCATCCTCTTCCACCCCTTAGCCcagcaggagagggaagaaggtgaAGGGGTGGACTGGGAGGCAGTCAGTACCCCGCCCCACTGCTTCCTCTCAGAGCCAAGAACTGTCAAGAGTCAGAGGGACTGCTCACTTAGGACCCTACCTTGAGCGCAGGGAAAGACTCAGCCCGTCCAGTCCATCAGTCTCTGTGGTGAGTGTCACTGACTCTCCTGGCCTCAGTAGCGTGCTCGCTAGGGAGGCGAGAGGCGGGAAGGGTAAGCAGCCCGCTCCCAGCTCTGGCTTTCCCTCTCTTCAATGATACAGAAATCACATTATTTCAGTTAAGAGGAGGAGGGAGTTAGATATAGCAAATAAATATTACTTCAATATAGCACCAAATAAATTAGGTAACGTCATtaaacatgggggtgggggtcctCTGCTTCCCTGCTCTAACCCAGGGAATGGTGGAAGAGACAGTAAGGCTGTTAAAGGAGCCTTTGAATCTAAAGCACAACGCTAGATTCAGCCCAAGAACTGGGAAGAGTTCTGTTCCCATTCCCAACTCTTGGCAAAAAGTGTCCCCAGCTGAGGAAATCTTGACAGAGCTGGGCAAGATGGCCGGAGAGGAATGAGGCAGGCTGGGAAGCTCTGCTTTTGAGCCTCACCTTAGACTCCTCCCAGCTCAACTGTTCCTTCCCAGCCTGCTTCTTGCATCAGTCCGGGGACATCAGAGTTTGAAGATCTCATCCTCCTGATCCCGCAGTATTTGGGTCCGGGAAGTCCGGGTCAGTGGTACCGTCAGAGTTTGAAGATCTCATCCTCNNNNNNNNNNNNNNNNNNNNNNNNNNNNNNNNNNNNNNNNNNNNNNNNNNNNNNNNNNNNNNNNNNNNNNNNNNNNNNNNNNNNNNNNNNNNNNNNNNNNNNNNNNNNNNNNNNNNNNNNNNNNNNNNNNNNNNNNNNNNNNNNNNNNNNNNNNNNNNNNGTCCGGGTCAGTGGTACCGTCAGAGTTTGAAGATCTCATCCTCCTGATCCCGCAGTGTTTGGGTCCGGGAGGTCCGGGTCAGTGGTACCGGACCAAGTACTGCTCGCTGCTGCGTCCTAGGGGAGTTGAAGTGGAGCCCTGTGCCCTCCTCAGGGACCCTGCAGGTGAGGAAAGAGCAAGAGTGAGGGAGAACCCGAGAACGGACCCAGAGCAAGGTGTGAGGGGCTGCCTTCCTTTGCTTCATGAGGTGGACAGAGTCTCAATGTCACGGGAAAACCGCTTGTCCTCAGGGAGAACTGTGAGAACACAGAGGCCACAGAACCTACTTTCCCACTGCCTCACCCCCTTCCAGTTGCCACTGGCTCTGCTCACAGCCTCAGAACCATATGGGGGAAAGGATATCCTCCGTTTCCAGGTCATGCAAGGCCTTCGAGGGGCCAGCCAGAGACTCACCCACTTTCCCCTTTCCTCAGCTTCTGGGCAGCAGCCTTCTTTGATAGGCTGATCTGTGAATCAAGCTTCTTAAGGAAATCAGAGGCAGAAAGGTCATGGACGGGTGTAGAGGTTTCCTGGTGTGGCGGGAGGGCTTCACCATTGGCCCGGCCTGAACCTGACTCTtgattcttcctcttccctgaaaGTGAACCAGCGCCATCTTTCCTGGGTCGTACATCCTCCTCTCCATCATTTTCCTCCTCAGAATCCAAACCATTAAACAGGTCTCTGGGCTCTGTCAGGATGGGGATGTAGAGGGTTTTCTTCAGGAAGATGGAGTCGTTAGTATAAAGGCGGTTTGTGCGCTTAATCTGCtccatcttaaaaaacaaaacaaaaaacaccccaaaTGAATGACCAACAGAAAaatccacctcccctccccccccccccccccccccccccccgagacaaggtttcaatgtggctttggagcctgtcctggaactagctcttgtagaccaggctggtctcaaactcacggagatccacctgcctctgcctcccgagtgctgggattaaaggtgtgtgtcaccaccgcccggctaaattcACCAATCTTATATAGCATCTCaaactttttgtcttcttttttactATGTAGGCCAAGCTAATGTCAAACCAAGCCTGGCTCAGGATCTAGGACTCTTGTCGTTAGTATGGTGGTGGGGATATGTGCACTTCAGCGGAGCCCAAAGACTGCTGCACTGTTCCATGTCTGCACGCACTGGGCCATCTTCCCAAGCCACCAACGCAAACGTTTTAAGTCGTTGTACAAGTCTTTTGACTCCATGACACACCAGCTCAAGCATAAAGGCTGGTGTTAATCGTGTTTTACCGTTTTCCTATTTTCTAGTTGTAGGACaccttcacatttttaaaaattattgcagcagaaaacaaaaagaaaaacaacctacaACCCTTTCATTTATTTAAGGCAGCAAACAGGAGTGGTGGCAAAAGCCTCCTACCCCAGATCCCTAGGGGCAGCCAAGAAGAGTCTGAAGCTAGCTTGAGTTCCCAGGGACGTTGTCTCAAACGAAACAGAACAAGCTAGTAGTATTTAAAGCTaacaattaaataattaataacaataaattaattattaataattaaagctgagaggctggagagatggttttaatagttaaaagcactggctgcgccaggcagtggtggcgcacgcctttaatcccagcactcagga is a window encoding:
- the Tnfaip8l2 gene encoding tumor necrosis factor alpha-induced protein 8-like protein 2 encodes the protein MESFSSKSLALQAEKKLLSKMAGRSVAHLFIDETSSEVLDELYRVSKEYTHSRPKAQRVLKDLIKVAVKVAVLHRSGCFGPEELALATRFRQKLRQGAMTALSFGEVDFTFEAAVLAGLLRECRDILLELVEHHLTPKSHDRIRHVFDHYSDPDLLSALYGPDFTQHLGKICDGLRKLLDEGKL
- the Lysmd1 gene encoding lysM and putative peptidoglycan-binding domain-containing protein 1 isoform X1, with the translated sequence MASPSRQPPLGGSGLLQGSRARSYGSLVQSSCSPVRERRLEHQLKPGDTLAGLALKYGVTMEQIKRTNRLYTNDSIFLKKTLYIPILTEPRDLFNGLDSEEENDGEEDVRPRKDGAGSLSGKRKNQESGSGRANGEALPPHQETSTPVHDLSASDFLKKLDSQISLSKKAAAQKLRKGESGVPEEGTGLHFNSPRTQQRAVLGPVPLTRTSRTQTLRDQEDEIFKL
- the Lysmd1 gene encoding lysM and putative peptidoglycan-binding domain-containing protein 1 isoform X2; this translates as MASPSRQPPLGGSGLLQGSRARSYGSLVQSSCSPVRERRLEHQLKPGDTLAGLALKYGVTMEQIKRTNRLYTNDSIFLKKTLYIPILTEPRDLFNGLDSEEENDGEEDVRPRKDGAGSLSGKRKNQESGSGRANGEALPPHQETSTPVHDLSASDFLKKLDSQISLSKKAAAQKLRKGESGVPEEGTGLHFNSPRTQQRAVLGPVPLTRTSRTQTLRDQEDEIFKL